From Linepithema humile isolate Giens D197 chromosome 8, Lhum_UNIL_v1.0, whole genome shotgun sequence, one genomic window encodes:
- the LOC137001493 gene encoding aminopeptidase N-like isoform X5, whose amino-acid sequence MEEQYIPSENDILNLFIVETQRKSFVFNTASNANKKNALIHSLDHIKSTNVWRILYHLITADVFWTGICTYVTNKQYNQTDNLWDIIQTILRTYPNNSSVLILNKLISVWIAEQYYPVLYVTRNYFINKTTFEYSSYSFIDDTEHLSAFVTYTTKSNMNFHDIFVNKSFWLSPEKPKRLVQKFDENDWIIVNLQQTGYYRVNYDTDNWLKLAQYMNSTRYFDIHILNRAQIIDDAFYFLIHKQLDYTVFWKISEFLSRETNYVVWYAMFKAFEYITVMIPIQKADNVKEKMEKILTGVLQKIGYYTKPYESDLIERLREEAVRWACVIGNKECRNVASMQMKKNLYPSNYTSTMQSEWKEWMYCNGLMSADHKIMYEIYTKWAEIRDNQLLEYLTCNRKPEMISAYLTLNSKDNYLLHHRNTRAHIILLTVAKHARNNIICDFVLQNLNQNTLMFTSNTQRDKIAILIVIITHQHAVKQLNKVLEFVKANLGGERLIDDVKKKIKKRIDEYGRQVTNYGLFGIPRLK is encoded by the exons attccTTCGGAAAATGACATactgaatttatttatcgtcgAAACACAACGGAAATCCTTTGTCTTTAATACTGCTtctaatgcaaataaaaagaatgcaCTTATTCATTCTCTagatcatataaaat cAACCAATGTATGGCGCATCTTATACCATTTGATAACTGCTGATGTGTTTTGGACTGGTATCTGCACATATGTTACTAACAAACA ATACAATCAAACAGATAATTTATGGGACATAATACAAACTATTTTACGCACGTATCCAAATAATTCCAGCgtcttaattttaaacaaacttATATCCGTTTGGATAGCGGAACAATATTATCCTGTACTATACGTGAcacgcaattattttatcaacaaGACAACATTCGAATATAGCAGTTACAGTTTTATTGACGATACAGAACATCTTTCAGCATTTGTGACGTATACGACAAAATCAAATATGAACTTTCAcgatatttttgtcaataaatCCTTTTGGCTATCACCGGAAAAACCGAAAAGATTAGTGCAAAAGTTTGATGAAAATGATTGGATTATAGTCAATTTACAACAAACAG GGTATTATCGTGTTAATTATGATACTGATAATTGGCTTAAACTTGCGCAGTACATGAATTCAACGAGATATTTCGACATACATATTCTTAATCGAGCTCAAATCATAGATGATGCGTTTTACTTCCTCATACATAAACAACTTGATTACACTGTGTTTTGGAAAATCTCTGAATTTTTATCACGAGAAACGAATTATGTAGTATGGTATGCTATGTTTAAAgcttttgaatatataactGTCATGATTCCAATTCAAAAAGCTGACAATGTAAAG gaaaagatggaaaaaatattgactgGAGTTCTACAAAAAATAGGATATTATACAAAGCCATACGAGAGCGATCTTATAGAACGTTTAAGAGAAGAAGCCGTAAGATGGGCATGTGTTATTGGTAACAAAGAATGTAGAAATGTAGCCAGTATgcaaatgaagaaaaatctttatccTTCAAATTACAC TTCAACAATGCAATCAGAATGGAAAGAATGGATGTATTGTAATGGTTTGATGTCAGCGGACCACAAAATTATGTACGAAATATATACCAAATGGGCAGAAATACGTGATAATCAacttttagaatatttaacttGCAACAGAAAACCTGAAATGATTTCTGCTTATTTGACACTGAattcaaaagataattatttattacatcacAGAAATACACGTGCTCACATAATTCTTCTTACCGTTGCGAAACATGcaagaaacaatataatttgcgaTTTTGTATTGCAAAATCTCAATCAAAATACACTTATGTTCACCTCcaatac GCAACGCgacaaaattgcaatattaattgttattattacgcACCAACATGCTGTAAAGCAATTAAATaag GTACTTGAATTCGTGAAAGCTAATTTGGGGGGAGAGCGACTAATTGatgatgttaaaaaaaaaattaaaaaacgaatAGACGAGTATGGAAGACAAGTTACAAATTATGGGCTCTTCGGTATACCTCggttaaagtaa